From Laspinema palackyanum D2c, one genomic window encodes:
- the hpsJ-B gene encoding hormogonium polysaccharide biosynthesis protein HpsJ has translation MNQESVASMSLKVIGVILIVSSLVDYVLLAIPFQPGSREWQIAYAAQLVERGIIPLVGIAFLVTGSWMDRAEGGGAAKRNPFQDLRFWSFVLSTILGVVFLVVFPLHLNNVRLQRSEALQQIREQASQTEGQIVSQLENENVETEIQQRRSAIGGQIRELLSNPDRLNEALQSPDVPQQEKELLEQFQQNPQALDQFLNQQFSADNLRTQQITQIRSRQQELESQTKTRLTKLAVQTGISSLLLSVAYSIIGWTGLKSMGTVGGGRRKTMGR, from the coding sequence ATGAATCAAGAGTCTGTAGCTTCAATGTCCCTAAAAGTAATCGGGGTGATTTTAATTGTATCATCACTGGTAGATTATGTACTGTTAGCCATTCCCTTTCAGCCCGGGTCGAGAGAATGGCAAATTGCCTATGCCGCTCAACTTGTAGAACGAGGAATTATTCCTTTAGTAGGCATAGCTTTTTTAGTGACCGGATCTTGGATGGATCGTGCTGAAGGGGGTGGAGCCGCTAAACGCAACCCGTTCCAAGATTTGAGATTTTGGTCTTTTGTATTATCCACAATTCTTGGGGTGGTATTTTTAGTCGTATTTCCCCTGCATTTGAATAACGTGCGCCTGCAACGTTCTGAGGCATTGCAGCAGATTCGAGAACAGGCCAGCCAGACGGAAGGTCAAATCGTAAGCCAACTTGAAAACGAAAATGTAGAGACAGAAATTCAGCAACGCCGAAGTGCAATTGGGGGACAAATTCGGGAATTACTCTCGAATCCAGACCGACTGAATGAAGCGCTACAAAGTCCTGATGTGCCGCAACAAGAGAAGGAATTACTGGAACAATTTCAGCAAAATCCCCAAGCTTTGGATCAGTTTCTCAACCAACAATTCAGTGCGGATAATCTTCGGACTCAACAAATCACCCAGATTCGCTCTCGTCAGCAAGAACTGGAAAGTCAGACCAAAACTCGATTGACCAAGTTAGCCGTGCAAACCGGGATTTCTAGTTTGTTGTTATCCGTGGCTTATAGCATTATTGGCTGGACGGGCTTAAAAAGTATGGGGACTGTTGGGGGAGGACGACGTAAAACGATGGGTCGTTAG
- a CDS encoding ParE family toxin-like protein produces MKSRITKGFRKHLNQLPKSIREQARNAYILWRSDAYHNSLQFKRVNQQPPIYSVRVGLNYRALGLLEEDEIYWFWIGSHAEYDALLKRL; encoded by the coding sequence ATGAAGTCGAGGATTACGAAGGGTTTTCGCAAACACTTAAATCAACTTCCTAAGTCAATTCGAGAACAGGCGAGGAACGCCTACATACTCTGGCGTTCAGATGCCTACCATAATAGCCTTCAGTTTAAGCGAGTGAATCAACAGCCACCTATTTACTCAGTGCGTGTTGGTCTAAACTATCGTGCATTAGGATTGTTAGAAGAAGACGAAATCTACTGGTTTTGGATTGGTTCCCATGCCGAGTATGATGCTCTATTAAAAAGGCTGTAG
- a CDS encoding UPF0175 family protein, translating into MSIVIPNELLTATRMTEAEMKQEIAVMLFQKEKLTLGKASRFAAMNRIAFQHLLASRQIPVHYDVEDFEEDIKNLRERGRL; encoded by the coding sequence ATGAGTATTGTTATCCCTAATGAACTGCTGACAGCAACCCGCATGACGGAAGCAGAAATGAAACAAGAAATCGCCGTCATGCTTTTTCAGAAAGAGAAACTCACCCTAGGAAAAGCAAGTCGATTTGCAGCCATGAATCGTATCGCCTTTCAACATCTACTCGCCAGTCGTCAAATCCCCGTTCATTATGATGTGGAGGATTTTGAGGAAGATATTAAAAATCTGCGGGAGAGGGGTAGACTGTGA
- a CDS encoding glycosyltransferase family 2 protein has translation MFSIYILTHNEQIDIAACIESALLSDEIIVVDSMSSDRTVEIARQYPVQVVQHPFESHGKQRTWMLQEIPTQHEWVYILEADERMTPELFQECLDAIANPGEIIAYYVAERVMFMNQWIRYSTQYPRYQLRLFRKDKVWFTDYGHTEREVCDGPTGFLKETYPHYTSSKGLSRWLDKHNRYSSDEAQETLRQLQKGEVSWNNLFFGRSEVEKRRALKDLSLRLPFRPLLRFIYMYFMLGGILDGRAGFAWCTLQAFYEYLILLKVWELQNMPTPQLDPQPTSNATPSNPS, from the coding sequence ATGTTCTCGATTTATATCCTGACCCATAACGAGCAAATTGATATTGCTGCTTGCATCGAGTCCGCCCTGCTGAGTGATGAGATTATCGTGGTGGACTCGATGTCAAGCGATCGCACCGTGGAGATTGCCCGTCAATATCCCGTACAGGTGGTTCAGCATCCCTTTGAAAGTCACGGCAAACAACGGACTTGGATGCTGCAAGAGATTCCCACCCAGCATGAATGGGTGTACATCCTAGAAGCGGATGAACGCATGACTCCTGAATTATTTCAGGAATGTCTCGATGCGATCGCCAACCCAGGCGAGATCATCGCCTACTATGTCGCCGAGCGCGTCATGTTTATGAACCAATGGATTCGGTACAGCACCCAGTACCCCCGCTATCAACTCCGTTTATTCCGCAAGGACAAGGTATGGTTCACGGATTACGGACATACGGAACGGGAAGTCTGTGATGGTCCCACGGGATTTCTCAAAGAAACCTATCCCCACTACACCAGTAGCAAAGGATTGAGTCGCTGGTTGGACAAACATAACCGCTACTCCAGTGATGAAGCTCAAGAAACCCTGCGCCAACTGCAAAAAGGAGAAGTTTCCTGGAATAATCTCTTCTTTGGGCGATCGGAAGTGGAAAAACGCCGAGCACTCAAAGATCTCTCCCTACGCCTCCCCTTTCGTCCCCTGTTGCGCTTTATTTATATGTACTTTATGCTCGGGGGCATCCTCGATGGACGTGCCGGGTTTGCTTGGTGTACCTTACAGGCATTTTATGAATATCTGATCTTGCTCAAAGTGTGGGAACTCCAAAATATGCCCACGCCTCAGTTAGACCCGCAACCTACCAGCAATGCCACCCCATCCAACCCGTCTTAA
- the nusB gene encoding transcription antitermination factor NusB → MKAQRVARELALLSMSQLSSNLEKLSAQQLSDLVLAAVRALTTEVHDILETAAAELKRSNDRLLGSEIQATTVQSSRTMVYEAVELTQTAINRLAMAMELPEFLQLTNQKEVKAYTLETLTLVNAHREEIDAILQQAIVNWQLNRIARIDRDILRIAVAEMRYLGLQERIAINEAVELAKRYSGEDGYRFVNGVLRRVTEQFHETVPQE, encoded by the coding sequence ATGAAAGCTCAAAGAGTCGCTCGTGAACTCGCCCTGCTGAGTATGAGTCAGCTGAGTTCCAATCTGGAAAAACTCAGCGCTCAACAACTCTCCGATCTAGTCCTCGCTGCGGTTCGCGCCCTGACGACTGAAGTCCACGATATCCTAGAAACCGCTGCGGCTGAACTCAAACGCAGCAACGATCGCCTGTTAGGCAGCGAAATTCAAGCCACCACGGTGCAAAGTTCTCGGACAATGGTCTACGAAGCCGTAGAACTCACCCAAACCGCCATTAACCGACTGGCAATGGCAATGGAATTGCCTGAGTTTCTGCAACTGACGAACCAAAAAGAAGTTAAGGCATACACCCTAGAAACCCTAACTCTAGTTAACGCCCATCGCGAAGAAATTGATGCCATCCTCCAACAGGCGATCGTCAATTGGCAGCTAAATCGGATTGCTCGCATCGATCGCGATATCCTGCGAATTGCCGTGGCTGAAATGCGCTATCTCGGTCTCCAAGAACGCATCGCCATCAATGAAGCAGTAGAATTAGCCAAACGCTATAGCGGTGAAGATGGCTATCGCTTTGTCAATGGCGTCTTGCGTCGGGTCACGGAACAGTTTCATGAGACAGTGCCGCAAGAATAA
- a CDS encoding DUF502 domain-containing protein, with amino-acid sequence MIQRLKQDLKNDLIAGLLVIIPLATTIWLTITIARWVIDFLTSIPKQLNPFDNLHPILVNLINLGVGLAVPLLSILLIGLMARNIAGRWLLDLGERVLQAIPLAGSVYKTLKQILETVLKDSNGKFRRVILVEYPRKGIWAIAFVTGGVAAEIQSQLSGGMVSIFIPTTPNPTSGWYAVVSEEEVVNLSMSVEDAFKVIVSGGIVSPPMTGPLPLPPSSDRKLQELRPEVKRQTLVSEEQKEYI; translated from the coding sequence GTGATCCAACGCCTTAAACAAGACTTAAAAAATGACCTGATTGCTGGACTGCTGGTGATCATCCCCCTGGCAACCACGATATGGCTGACCATTACTATTGCTCGATGGGTGATCGATTTCCTGACCAGTATTCCCAAGCAGCTTAATCCCTTTGACAACCTCCACCCCATTTTAGTCAACCTGATTAACCTAGGAGTGGGATTAGCCGTTCCCCTCCTGAGTATTCTGCTGATTGGGTTGATGGCACGCAACATCGCCGGACGATGGTTGCTCGACTTGGGGGAACGAGTGCTGCAAGCCATTCCCCTGGCGGGTTCGGTTTATAAAACCCTCAAGCAAATTTTAGAAACCGTCCTGAAAGATTCCAATGGGAAATTTCGACGGGTGATTTTAGTCGAGTATCCGCGCAAAGGAATCTGGGCGATCGCCTTCGTCACTGGGGGTGTCGCCGCAGAAATCCAATCCCAATTATCCGGGGGAATGGTCAGTATTTTTATTCCCACCACGCCTAACCCGACCAGTGGGTGGTATGCTGTCGTTTCTGAAGAAGAAGTGGTCAACCTCTCCATGTCTGTAGAAGATGCCTTTAAAGTCATCGTCTCCGGTGGCATTGTTAGCCCGCCCATGACTGGACCCTTGCCCCTACCTCCATCGAGCGATCGCAAGCTACAGGAACTCAGACCTGAGGTCAAACGGCAGACCCTCGTTTCTGAAGAACAAAAAGAATATATCTAA
- a CDS encoding FHA domain-containing protein encodes MIVCPNCNHQNPDGAIQCEACLTPLPATMNCPSCGATVQTDAAFCGQCGYNLQVNTAEESSSVEFPEAVPTVVSAASGSSTGSMPDLDPPEPLVSPDPLAGFSTSEPEAQTPPPVAPTPLPTPDPTPAPPPVATPDPTPAPPPVATPVARSSATQLQAMPQARLFHVQTNTPIELPSTLSVVHIGKPNDLVPPDVDVSGFPHSEVVSRIHADIRVEGTNFFLEDVGSSNGTYVNNLPLPKGNRQLLRAGDRIALGKGDMVTFIFQLS; translated from the coding sequence ATGATAGTTTGTCCGAATTGCAACCACCAAAATCCCGATGGAGCCATCCAATGTGAGGCTTGTTTGACTCCTTTGCCTGCCACCATGAACTGTCCCTCCTGTGGCGCAACTGTCCAAACTGATGCCGCCTTCTGTGGTCAATGTGGTTATAATCTCCAGGTCAATACTGCTGAGGAAAGCTCCTCCGTAGAATTCCCAGAAGCGGTGCCGACGGTAGTTTCTGCTGCCTCGGGTTCCTCTACGGGGTCAATGCCGGACTTGGACCCCCCGGAACCCCTGGTGTCTCCAGACCCCCTAGCCGGATTTTCCACCTCGGAACCGGAAGCGCAGACTCCTCCCCCGGTTGCACCTACTCCCCTACCAACTCCCGACCCCACTCCGGCACCGCCTCCGGTTGCTACTCCCGATCCCACTCCGGCACCGCCTCCAGTTGCCACCCCGGTTGCGAGAAGTTCGGCAACTCAACTTCAGGCAATGCCACAGGCGCGACTGTTCCATGTACAAACGAATACCCCGATAGAATTACCCTCGACTCTCTCCGTGGTTCACATTGGCAAACCCAATGATCTGGTTCCCCCGGATGTGGATGTGTCGGGATTTCCCCATTCTGAGGTGGTCTCTCGGATTCATGCGGATATCCGTGTGGAGGGAACTAATTTCTTTCTGGAGGATGTGGGAAGTTCTAATGGGACTTATGTCAACAATCTGCCGTTGCCGAAAGGAAATCGCCAGCTTTTGCGTGCGGGCGATCGCATTGCTTTGGGTAAGGGGGATATGGTCACCTTTATTTTCCAACTGTCCTAG
- a CDS encoding FHA domain-containing protein has translation MITLTLLHPIKSTPIQSWKFDNESVIRIGRATDNNVVLYSAVVSRHHVELRRAGLQWKIINLGTNGTYMKGSPITQVTAEDGVIFSLARSGPQIQIHLAKYQSKISSDLQKLESEMRLPDRDGDTVTAEDVTKPIPLPQTSLEPELAKKGYPS, from the coding sequence GTGATTACATTAACTTTATTGCATCCGATTAAGTCTACGCCGATTCAGAGTTGGAAATTTGACAACGAATCTGTAATTCGGATTGGGCGTGCTACGGATAACAATGTCGTACTCTATAGTGCTGTTGTCTCTCGACATCATGTAGAGTTGCGACGGGCCGGGCTCCAGTGGAAAATTATTAATCTCGGCACGAATGGGACTTATATGAAGGGGTCTCCCATTACTCAAGTGACCGCTGAAGATGGGGTGATTTTTTCTCTGGCGCGTTCGGGTCCGCAAATCCAAATTCATCTGGCAAAATATCAGTCTAAAATTTCATCCGACTTGCAAAAATTGGAGTCTGAAATGCGTCTGCCAGACCGGGATGGGGACACGGTGACTGCTGAGGATGTCACAAAACCCATCCCCCTTCCCCAAACTTCTTTGGAACCCGAATTGGCGAAAAAGGGCTATCCATCCTGA
- a CDS encoding transposase codes for MSEPKIYISVPADYDKPWKEALSLYFEQFLSFFFPEIHSQIDWTVPYRSLEKELMELVGDSDVGTQFADKLFEVKLLNQQTVWILIHVEVQSQTDPAFNQRVYRYNYRAFDKYNQPVVSVAILGDDSPSWRPREYSYSLDGYRLRMEFPTVKLLDYESRWDELELEANPFALMVRAHLKTQATNGKMTERQQWKWILIRSLFEKGYTRDEMVNLFRFVDRMMSLPKELEQQLRTEVIRYQEERQMPFLSPMEELIQEEAREQGRQEGRQEGRQEGRQEGMVEKLRENILQILQIRFGELPPSVLEAVNGVEEMDILNPLFRQAIAIASLAEFQVLLTSVKTSVE; via the coding sequence TTGAGTGAACCAAAAATTTACATCTCAGTTCCCGCCGATTATGATAAGCCCTGGAAAGAAGCACTTTCCCTCTACTTTGAACAGTTTTTATCGTTCTTTTTCCCGGAAATTCATAGTCAAATAGACTGGACTGTGCCCTATCGTTCTCTGGAAAAAGAACTGATGGAACTGGTGGGGGATTCCGATGTTGGGACTCAATTTGCCGATAAATTGTTTGAAGTGAAACTCCTCAACCAACAGACCGTATGGATTCTGATTCATGTTGAAGTGCAGAGTCAAACGGATCCGGCGTTTAATCAACGGGTCTATCGGTACAACTATCGCGCTTTTGATAAATACAACCAACCCGTTGTTAGCGTCGCTATTTTAGGGGATGATAGTCCATCCTGGCGTCCCCGGGAATATTCCTATAGCTTGGATGGGTATCGACTCCGGATGGAATTTCCTACGGTTAAGCTGTTGGACTATGAGAGTCGGTGGGACGAGTTAGAATTGGAAGCAAACCCGTTTGCGCTGATGGTGAGGGCTCATTTAAAAACCCAAGCCACTAACGGGAAGATGACGGAACGACAACAGTGGAAGTGGATACTGATTCGCTCGCTGTTTGAGAAGGGTTATACTAGAGACGAGATGGTAAATCTATTTCGGTTTGTGGACCGGATGATGAGCCTACCGAAGGAACTAGAACAGCAATTAAGAACTGAAGTGATTCGCTATCAGGAGGAAAGACAAATGCCGTTTCTTAGTCCAATGGAAGAACTGATCCAAGAAGAAGCGCGTGAGCAGGGACGTCAAGAGGGACGTCAAGAGGGACGTCAAGAGGGACGTCAAGAGGGAATGGTGGAAAAGCTGCGAGAGAATATCCTGCAAATTTTGCAAATCCGGTTTGGGGAATTACCACCGTCCGTCCTAGAGGCGGTTAATGGAGTTGAAGAGATGGATATCCTCAATCCGCTATTCCGGCAGGCGATCGCCATCGCCTCCCTCGCCGAATTCCAAGTTTTGTTGACTTCGGTGAAAACATCAGTTGAATAA
- the pgl gene encoding 6-phosphogluconolactonase: MNHHVEVLADKTALVKRSLELVRAKIDEAIQQSDRCTIVLAGGSTPKPLYESLATENLPWEKIHIFWGDERYVPPTDPDSNQLMARQAWLDRVNFPPANIHPIPTQGEDPASDAQHHEAHLQQFFAISPGEFPNFDIILLGIGDDAHTASLFPHTEALQVRDRLVTVGNKDGQPRITFTVPLINHAHNVFFLVAGSSKQQALEQIFAAEADPLTYPARLIQPLGELSWLLDEPAGRELAV; this comes from the coding sequence ATGAATCATCACGTCGAAGTCTTAGCGGATAAAACTGCCCTAGTTAAGCGATCTCTGGAACTGGTGCGGGCCAAAATTGACGAAGCGATTCAACAGAGCGATCGCTGTACCATCGTTCTGGCGGGTGGCAGCACCCCCAAACCTTTGTATGAATCCCTCGCAACTGAGAACCTTCCCTGGGAAAAAATTCACATCTTTTGGGGGGATGAACGCTATGTCCCCCCAACGGATCCTGACAGCAATCAGCTCATGGCACGTCAAGCATGGCTCGATCGCGTTAACTTTCCCCCCGCTAACATTCACCCGATTCCCACCCAGGGAGAAGATCCGGCTAGTGATGCCCAGCACCATGAGGCCCATTTGCAACAATTCTTTGCCATTTCTCCAGGAGAGTTCCCCAATTTTGATATCATTTTGCTGGGAATCGGCGATGACGCTCATACGGCCTCCCTGTTTCCCCATACCGAAGCCTTACAAGTGCGCGATCGCCTCGTCACCGTAGGCAATAAAGACGGACAGCCCCGCATCACCTTTACCGTTCCCCTAATTAACCACGCCCACAATGTCTTTTTTCTGGTGGCTGGTTCCTCCAAACAACAGGCCCTCGAACAAATTTTCGCCGCCGAAGCTGACCCTCTAACCTACCCGGCGCGGCTGATTCAGCCTTTAGGCGAGTTATCGTGGCTATTAGATGAACCGGCAGGACGGGAGTTAGCCGTCTAA
- a CDS encoding TIGR04283 family arsenosugar biosynthesis glycosyltransferase — protein MTSAITLLATTEVVTTNISPILPILPISPILPMLSHPNPDRLIIFTRLPYPGMTKTRLIPALGARGAALLHRQLGTHTLATVREGLQQKLPKPIAVEIRFTGGTLEQMQGWLGEDCLYRPQSEGDLGDRLQAACQEAFEAGCSRVVIIGTDCPDLDARILMEAFESLHSHDLVLGPAMDGGYYLIGLSRFIPEVFQGIAWGTGEVLAQTLAVASSESLTVAQLPELRDIDRPEDLAFLGSRFSGTPNRGQISMIVPVLNEEAGIGSTLAAVCGVSEVEIIVVDGGSSDRTREIAESYGVTVVRSEPGRGRQMNLGAAQATGEILLFLHGDTRLGPGFETEIRRILESPEVVGGAFELKIEGPEPLLRVIEWGVKLRSRLGQMPYGDQGIFVRAATFWELGGFAEMGIMEDFEFVGRLKRRGRVAIAPTPAFTSARRWQKLGILRTTGINQLMILGYYLGISPTRLAHWYRTTAVK, from the coding sequence ATGACATCCGCCATAACACTCTTGGCAACGACTGAAGTCGTTACTACGAACATCTCCCCCATCCTCCCCATCCTCCCCATCTCTCCCATCCTCCCCATGCTTTCTCACCCCAATCCCGATCGCCTGATTATTTTTACCCGCCTTCCCTATCCTGGAATGACTAAAACCAGGCTGATTCCGGCATTGGGGGCAAGGGGGGCGGCCCTCTTGCATCGGCAACTGGGGACGCATACCCTCGCTACCGTTCGAGAGGGGTTGCAGCAAAAGTTGCCGAAACCGATCGCGGTGGAAATCCGATTTACTGGGGGAACCTTGGAACAGATGCAAGGGTGGTTGGGGGAAGATTGCCTGTATCGACCCCAGTCCGAGGGAGATTTGGGCGATCGCCTCCAAGCAGCTTGTCAGGAGGCATTTGAGGCAGGATGCTCTCGCGTGGTGATCATTGGCACCGATTGCCCGGATTTAGATGCCCGGATCCTCATGGAAGCGTTTGAGTCCCTGCACTCTCATGACTTGGTGTTAGGACCGGCAATGGATGGGGGATATTATCTGATTGGACTATCTCGGTTCATTCCGGAAGTCTTCCAGGGGATAGCTTGGGGGACTGGGGAAGTTTTGGCCCAAACCCTGGCAGTGGCGAGTTCTGAGTCTCTGACTGTGGCGCAGTTACCGGAACTCAGGGATATTGATCGCCCGGAAGATTTAGCTTTTTTAGGGTCCCGATTTTCCGGGACACCCAACCGGGGCCAAATCTCAATGATTGTGCCGGTTTTGAATGAAGAGGCAGGGATTGGGTCTACCTTAGCGGCAGTTTGTGGTGTCTCGGAGGTGGAAATTATTGTTGTCGATGGCGGTTCGAGCGATCGCACCCGGGAGATTGCCGAATCTTATGGGGTTACTGTTGTCCGTAGCGAACCCGGGAGAGGGAGACAAATGAATCTGGGGGCTGCTCAGGCAACCGGGGAAATCCTGCTATTTTTACATGGGGATACGCGGTTGGGGCCGGGATTTGAGACAGAGATCCGGCGGATCCTGGAGTCACCGGAGGTCGTGGGGGGAGCCTTTGAATTGAAGATTGAGGGGCCAGAACCCTTGCTGCGGGTGATTGAATGGGGAGTGAAGTTGCGATCGCGCCTGGGGCAGATGCCTTATGGGGATCAGGGAATTTTTGTTCGCGCCGCCACCTTTTGGGAACTCGGGGGATTTGCCGAGATGGGGATCATGGAAGACTTTGAATTTGTGGGCCGCTTGAAACGGCGTGGAAGAGTGGCGATCGCCCCGACCCCTGCCTTCACCAGTGCCAGACGATGGCAGAAATTAGGCATTCTCCGAACGACTGGGATCAATCAATTGATGATTCTGGGATATTATTTGGGGATTTCACCGACCCGTTTAGCGCATTGGTATCGCACCACAGCAGTAAAATAG
- a CDS encoding PRC-barrel domain-containing protein, with amino-acid sequence MAIEQQVIQYSQLINRRVIDRGTAEEVGRIDELWLNSKSHHIVGFSSKSGGVLGLGVKRHSFTWEQIYSIGADSIVVNINAEVEDPEKSPEISHPIIGHEVLTESGNTAGELRDYIIATQTGAVVGYLYKSSGWRGAVEGTYLLSPEDISSIGSKRILVIDTAIQDAQPYTDGMNQKLNKVGELLKDDYTKTMGDLRGLMKGAQNISEQAKSKVQEVAGQAREGTMSLAEQAREGTVSFAEQAREKANEVANQTRDRVAEMRGESTATPVLPESQVVAEPDVIVEAPVVIEYEVISEAPPKTEKSENQA; translated from the coding sequence ATGGCAATCGAACAACAGGTGATCCAGTATTCTCAGTTGATTAATCGTCGAGTTATTGATCGCGGTACAGCAGAAGAAGTAGGCCGCATTGATGAGCTCTGGCTTAATTCAAAATCTCATCACATTGTCGGATTTTCCTCCAAATCAGGCGGCGTTCTAGGATTGGGAGTGAAAAGACATTCTTTTACTTGGGAGCAAATTTATAGTATAGGGGCGGATAGTATTGTAGTCAACATTAATGCCGAGGTTGAAGACCCGGAAAAGTCTCCGGAAATTAGTCATCCGATTATTGGTCATGAAGTCTTGACTGAGAGCGGAAATACCGCAGGGGAATTGCGCGATTATATCATTGCCACTCAGACTGGGGCGGTGGTCGGTTATCTTTATAAATCCAGCGGTTGGCGGGGTGCAGTAGAAGGCACTTATCTGCTCTCGCCGGAGGATATTTCTAGTATCGGGAGTAAGCGAATTCTGGTCATTGATACAGCCATCCAAGACGCTCAACCCTACACCGATGGCATGAATCAAAAACTGAATAAAGTGGGCGAGTTGCTCAAAGATGATTATACGAAAACAATGGGAGATTTGCGCGGCTTAATGAAGGGAGCGCAAAATATCTCGGAACAAGCGAAAAGTAAAGTGCAAGAAGTTGCGGGACAAGCGCGAGAAGGTACGATGTCCTTGGCTGAACAAGCGCGAGAAGGGACTGTATCTTTTGCCGAACAAGCCCGAGAAAAAGCCAATGAAGTCGCGAATCAAACCCGCGATCGCGTTGCCGAAATGAGAGGAGAATCCACCGCTACTCCAGTCCTGCCGGAATCGCAAGTGGTGGCAGAACCGGATGTTATAGTTGAAGCTCCAGTTGTCATTGAATATGAGGTGATTTCCGAGGCCCCACCTAAAACGGAAAAATCTGAAAATCAGGCATAA
- the bchB gene encoding ferredoxin:protochlorophyllide reductase (ATP-dependent) subunit B, which translates to MKLAYWMYAGPAHIGTLRIASSFKNVHAIMHAPLGDDYFNVMRSMLERERNYTPVTTSIVDRNVLARGSQEKVIDNIVRKDQEETPDLIVLTPTCTSSILQEDLQNFVDRAQMESKGDVMLADVNHYRVNELQAADKTLLQILQFYIAKGRKKGEIAEGKTEKPSVNIIGMTTLGFHNQHDCIELKKLMADLGIEINAVIPEGASVTELKNLPRAWFNLVPYREIGLMSAQYLAEEFGMPYVDITPMGVVETARCIRKIQQVINEQGANVDYEEYINHQTMFVSQAAWFSRSIDCQNLTGKKAVVFGDNTHAAAMTKVLAREMGIHVVLAGTYCKYDADWFREQVSEYCDEVLISEDNGEIGDAIARIEPSAIFGTQMERHVGKRLNIPCGVIAAPIHIQNFPIGYKPFLGYEGTNQVTDLVYNSFTLGMEDHLLEIFGGHDTKEVIQKTISADSDLNWTKEAQGELNKVPGFVRGKVKRNTEKFARERGFSQISLEVMYAAKESVGA; encoded by the coding sequence ATGAAATTGGCTTACTGGATGTATGCAGGTCCCGCCCACATTGGCACCCTCCGCATCGCGAGTTCTTTCAAAAATGTCCATGCCATCATGCACGCGCCCCTTGGGGATGACTATTTTAACGTGATGCGGTCTATGCTAGAGCGGGAGCGGAATTATACCCCAGTAACGACTAGCATCGTCGATCGCAATGTTCTCGCCCGGGGTTCTCAAGAAAAAGTCATCGATAATATCGTTCGCAAGGACCAAGAAGAAACCCCAGACTTGATTGTGCTCACCCCCACCTGCACCTCTAGTATTCTTCAAGAAGATTTACAAAACTTTGTAGATCGGGCGCAGATGGAGTCCAAAGGCGATGTCATGCTGGCGGATGTGAACCATTATCGGGTTAATGAACTCCAAGCAGCAGACAAAACCCTGCTACAAATTCTGCAATTTTATATTGCCAAAGGTCGCAAAAAAGGGGAAATTGCGGAAGGCAAAACCGAAAAACCTTCGGTGAATATCATCGGCATGACGACTTTGGGTTTCCACAATCAGCATGATTGCATCGAACTGAAGAAGTTGATGGCAGATTTGGGCATCGAAATTAATGCCGTTATCCCGGAAGGTGCCTCTGTTACTGAGTTGAAAAACCTGCCTCGCGCTTGGTTTAATCTGGTCCCTTATCGGGAAATTGGGTTGATGAGCGCCCAGTATCTGGCGGAAGAATTTGGAATGCCTTATGTGGATATTACCCCGATGGGAGTGGTTGAAACAGCCCGCTGTATTCGCAAGATTCAGCAGGTGATTAATGAGCAAGGGGCGAATGTGGATTATGAAGAGTATATCAATCATCAAACCATGTTTGTTTCCCAAGCCGCCTGGTTTTCTCGCTCCATTGACTGTCAGAATTTGACGGGTAAAAAAGCGGTGGTGTTTGGGGATAATACCCATGCCGCAGCGATGACAAAGGTGCTGGCGCGGGAAATGGGAATTCATGTGGTTTTGGCCGGGACTTACTGCAAATATGATGCAGACTGGTTCCGGGAACAGGTGAGTGAATATTGTGATGAAGTGCTGATTAGTGAAGATAATGGGGAAATTGGAGATGCGATCGCCCGCATTGAACCCTCGGCAATCTTTGGTACGCAGATGGAACGTCATGTGGGCAAGCGTTTAAATATTCCCTGTGGCGTGATTGCCGCCCCGATTCATATCCAAAACTTCCCCATTGGATATAAACCATTCCTCGGGTATGAAGGGACAAATCAAGTCACGGATTTGGTTTATAATTCGTTTACTTTGGGGATGGAAGACCACCTGCTGGAAATCTTTGGTGGACATGATACGAAAGAGGTGATTCAGAAAACAATTTCTGCGGATTCTGATTTAAACTGGACCAAGGAAGCACAAGGAGAATTGAACAAGGTTCCCGGTTTTGTGCGCGGTAAAGTGAAGCGGAACACGGAGAAATTTGCCCGGGAACGCGGGTTCAGCCAGATTTCTTTGGAAGTGATGTATGCGGCGAAAGAATCGGTAGGCGCGTAG